The DNA segment TTCCTTGATACGAAGGTTCTGGTGAATAATACCTGAAAAAGTCGTTTATCTACCTTTCTGAATCCAATGACACTTGACAATAACCAAGGGCTTACCTATAAAAACTCCCAGTCTGTGGGACAGCAGGGGTTTCCGCTGGCAGTGAACTCAACTAACCCCTTTAACAACTCTGGGCTGAACTTTGGACAAAACCATGACAGTAAAAAGATGTCTACGGAAAATAGTCGGATTGGTGAGATTGTTCCAGGTCGGGTTGCCAACATCAAAGTAATTGGTGTGGGTGGTGGGGGTGGAAATGCGGTTAACCGCATGATTGAGTCTGATGTCTCAGGAGTAGAGTTTTGGTCAATTAACACTGATGCTCAAGCTTTGACTTTGGCAGGTGCGCCTAGTCGATTGCAAATTGGACAGAAACTTACACGAGGTTTAGGTGCAGGTGGTAATCCTGCTATTGGTCAAAAGGCAGCTGAAGAATCACGGGACGAGATTGCTACGGCTTTAGAAGGTGCTGACTTAGTATTTATCACTGCTGGCATGGGCGGCGGTACTGGGACAGGTGCAGCCCCGATTGTCGCAGAGGTCGCCAAGGAAATGGGCGCTCTGACTGTGGGTGTTGTTACACGTCCATTTGTTTTTGAAGGTCGCCGCCGCACCAGTCAAGCTGAACAAGGCATTGAAGGGCTAAAAAGTAGAGTAGATACACTGATTATTATCCCTAATAATAAGTTGCTGGAGGTTATACCAGAGCAAACCCCTGTACAAGAAGCTTTTCGCTATGCAGATGATGTATTGCGTCAAGGTGTACAAGGTATTTCTGATATTATTACTATCCCCGGCTTGGTAAATGTTGATTTTGCTGATGTCAGAGCCGTGATGGCGGATGCTGGATCGGCATTAATGGGGATAGGTGTCAGTTCGGGAAAATCAAGAGCTAGAGAAGCAGCGATCGCGGCTATTTCTTCACCTTTATTAGAATGTTCTATTGAAGGAGCTAGAGGAGTTGTATTTAATATTACAGGTGGCAGTGACCTCACCTTGCATGAAGTGAATGCTGCGGCCGAAGCAATATATGAAGTAGTTGATCCCAATGCCAATATTATTTTTGGGGCAGTAATTGATGACAGGCTCCAAGGTGAGGTAAGAATTACTGTAATTGCGACTGGGTTTACAGGTGAAATACAAGCAGCACCAACCCAAAATGTAGCTAATCCTAGAGTAGTAGCTACTTCAAAACGTTCAACGCCACAGCCACCAGCAGTTAATCCTCCCACACCAGTTGCGGAACCTAAAGAAAAAACAGGATTGGATATTCCCGACTTTCTGCGAAATCGCCGTACACCAAGAAATTAATTGATTGGGGATTTAATTTGTAGCTAAAATTTGCAGTCTCAGGTTTGACTGAACGCTTGATAAAATCTAGGATTTTCGAGTTTCATCAGGGTCAGGGGTAAGTAATAGTATTGCTATCCCCGAAGCAGCAAATTGGTGAGCTAATTTGTCAGAGCTATCCACAAATCAAATTAATTTAGACAGGAGTCCACAAACTCAGATGTCTATTTTTGTGTTGCCTATAAAAGTGAAAAGACGTGGACAAAGGATGGGATCGGCGTTTGCGGAGCGTTCTGTAGGAAAGCCCCGCCAGAGGCTATCGCTTGTTGTTGGATAGCACTAATTAACCAAGCCTGACGGAAAAAGACCGGGGGATCAACTAAACTCAGGCAAATTATTTTAGTTTTTTAAAGTTTGCTCAATCCATGAAACCACCAGATCGCCCAAGCGAGTACCATCTAGTCGGTCAATTTCACGAATTCCAGTAGGACTAGTGACGTTAACTTCAGTCAGATAACCGCCGATGACATCAATACCCACAAAAATTAAGCCATCTTGACGTAGAGTTGCGGCTATTTCGCTACAAATTTCATACTCTCTGGGGGTGATTGTAGTTTGAGCAACAGTACCACCAGCCGCCATATTGTTACGAAAATCACTGCCGCTAGAAAGGCGATTTAGCGCCCCAATGGGTTCTCCATTGAGCAAAATAATTCGCTTGTCTCCTTCTTTAGCCTTTGGTAAATAAGTTTGTACCATCACTGGTAATCGACCGCGCAGTGTACTGAGTTCAACAATTGAGTTGAAATTGCGATCGCCTGGTTCTAAAAATAAGATCCCTTCTCCAGCTTTGTTACCTAATGGCTTGATAATTGCTGCTCCTTTGAGATCAAGAAATTTCCTGATCAAATGCGTATCTGCACTGACAATAGTTTCTGGAATCGCCTTGGTAAACTGAAGGGCATACATTTTTTCATTTGCCCCCCTGATACCACTAGGACTGTTAATTAGTAGGGTTTTGTTTTGATCAATGTAATCTAGAATGTAAGTGGCATAGAGGTAAGAATCATTGACTGGTGGATCTGTCCGCATGAACACAGCGTCCATTGCTTCTAAGGAGATAAAGCTAGGAGCGCTCAATTTATACCAAGGATTTACCGCTATCCAACGTCCTTCCACTAACTGCACTGGAACGAGTTCAACCTGCTGTAGAATAGCCCAGGCTTTACTATCTACCACACTCAGCAGATTCGCCTGAGTTACCCAAATTTCATGTCCTAAGATTTGTGCTGCTTCCATCAGAGCAACACTGGTATCATGACCAGGGTCAAGTTGATGGATCGGATCAATAATGAAAGCCAGTTTCACGCCGTTTGCCTCAATCACCGGGAATGTCTGAGATTAGTTTAGATTATCCCGTGATGTTAGACTTCACAATTGCGGTTGTGAAAAACAGACCATTTTCTGCTATACACCAGAAGCTAGTAACTGATCGAGCTTACCTTGACTTTCTAAGGCGTGGATATCATCACAACCACCAACATGGTAATCATTAATAAAAATTTGGGGTAGTGAGCGTCTACCGTTAGCTCTTTCGGACATTTTAGCCCGTTCCGCTTCGTCTCCATCAATGCAATATTCGGTAAAATCAACCCCTTTCTTCTTCAACAAACTTTTAGCACGGATACAAAATGGGCAAGTACTCCAAGTGTAAACTTCAACGTTGGCAGCCATAACGTCCTCAATTTGATTGAATACTTCTTAATTTTAGAACTTAGTTGGGGAATTCCATGAAAATAACGGCTGAACCTTTGCCATTAAAAAGGAATTTCAGCCGCCCTTGGATAATATTTTGATTCTTCACTCAGAATAATCTTGAAAGATTCCAGTTTAAACAGATAACAGAGATTTTTTCTTTTTCGCCTGCAATGACCCCACAACAAATAACCCGATAGCAGCTACTGTTGCTGGTTCAGATACTTTTCTGGGGGGTTTAGGTGGTTCCACATAATATCCTCCACCTGTACCGCTATCGCCCCTGAATCCATTACCATCAATACTTTGGTAGCGCACACCAAAATTACTGAGAGTAAATTCGGTGACATTGCCTGCAAAAGCAAGGGTAGGAGAGAAGGAAGCAGAATTACCAGTAGTGACACCACCATTGGCACCGCCTTGGCAGGTATTACCGCTAGTGAAGCACACGTCAATAGCACCAAATTGATTAGGGAAGGAACCACTTCTATCGTTAGTAAATAGCCCACTAACTCGTGTGTTTCCAGAACCGCTAGGATTTCCAACTCCAAGTAGGGCTTTGTTGACATCCAAGCCTAAAGCAGATGTTCTAGAAGTGATACCGCCACTAGATGTGTTAGCTAGTAGAACATCAAACGCTGCCTCAGTGTTACTACCAACTGTATTAAATCCTAGGAATGTAAAGGTTGCCGTAGATGACAGTCCCAGAACATTCTGTGTGTTAACGTTTCCGTCAAAGTTAATGATAAAAGAATTACCGATATCGGTCGCCTTAATCGTCACACTGTCGCCCCCAGTAAAAGTAAAGGCTGAAGCAGAGGGAATCGCTGCCAGTGTAGCAACTGTTCCTGTAGCGATCGCAGCAGAAGCTAGTAAAGCAGATAGTTTATCTATCATTTTTCTTTGGTCACCTTGATATTTATGTGTTTTGTTATACAATTTTGTTCGTGTAACCCAAAATAAATTATACTAATAAATAGAAGAGTTGTGTAATAATTTATGCAATCTTTATTTATGGATCATGTAATCTTTATTTATTTCTCATGCAATCTTTATTACTTGCTAGTGAGCGATAAACCTTTGACAAAGAGCAGTTTTTAATTTTTGCTGGAAATGGTTTGTATTATTTTGTCAGAGTAAAACTTGGTAATATATTCAACCGCTATTATGTTTTAATTATACTTTTTTTAGTATGGTTTAATAAAACAATGCATTCTAGCAAGCCGTTTGAGTATAAAACAAATTATTGTGTGTGAGCATAACGGTCTTTTATGACTCTCGTCTGATAAAAATCGTCCACCCTTATTTTTCATGACTTTGATTAATTTAAGCGTAGGTTGGGTAAAGGAACGTTAACGTAGTTTGCCAAAGGCATAACCCAACACCAAGCAATCCCTGGT comes from the Nodularia sp. NIES-3585 genome and includes:
- the grxC gene encoding glutaredoxin 3, which encodes MAANVEVYTWSTCPFCIRAKSLLKKKGVDFTEYCIDGDEAERAKMSERANGRRSLPQIFINDYHVGGCDDIHALESQGKLDQLLASGV
- a CDS encoding cistern family PEP-CTERM protein, whose protein sequence is MIDKLSALLASAAIATGTVATLAAIPSASAFTFTGGDSVTIKATDIGNSFIINFDGNVNTQNVLGLSSTATFTFLGFNTVGSNTEAAFDVLLANTSSGGITSRTSALGLDVNKALLGVGNPSGSGNTRVSGLFTNDRSGSFPNQFGAIDVCFTSGNTCQGGANGGVTTGNSASFSPTLAFAGNVTEFTLSNFGVRYQSIDGNGFRGDSGTGGGYYVEPPKPPRKVSEPATVAAIGLFVVGSLQAKKKKSLLSV
- the ftsZ gene encoding cell division protein FtsZ translates to MTLDNNQGLTYKNSQSVGQQGFPLAVNSTNPFNNSGLNFGQNHDSKKMSTENSRIGEIVPGRVANIKVIGVGGGGGNAVNRMIESDVSGVEFWSINTDAQALTLAGAPSRLQIGQKLTRGLGAGGNPAIGQKAAEESRDEIATALEGADLVFITAGMGGGTGTGAAPIVAEVAKEMGALTVGVVTRPFVFEGRRRTSQAEQGIEGLKSRVDTLIIIPNNKLLEVIPEQTPVQEAFRYADDVLRQGVQGISDIITIPGLVNVDFADVRAVMADAGSALMGIGVSSGKSRAREAAIAAISSPLLECSIEGARGVVFNITGGSDLTLHEVNAAAEAIYEVVDPNANIIFGAVIDDRLQGEVRITVIATGFTGEIQAAPTQNVANPRVVATSKRSTPQPPAVNPPTPVAEPKEKTGLDIPDFLRNRRTPRN
- the gshB gene encoding glutathione synthase; translation: MKLAFIIDPIHQLDPGHDTSVALMEAAQILGHEIWVTQANLLSVVDSKAWAILQQVELVPVQLVEGRWIAVNPWYKLSAPSFISLEAMDAVFMRTDPPVNDSYLYATYILDYIDQNKTLLINSPSGIRGANEKMYALQFTKAIPETIVSADTHLIRKFLDLKGAAIIKPLGNKAGEGILFLEPGDRNFNSIVELSTLRGRLPVMVQTYLPKAKEGDKRIILLNGEPIGALNRLSSGSDFRNNMAAGGTVAQTTITPREYEICSEIAATLRQDGLIFVGIDVIGGYLTEVNVTSPTGIREIDRLDGTRLGDLVVSWIEQTLKN